The genome window CATTTGCTTCTCCCCTGAGCGACCGATCGGGGGATGGAATGAGTCGGGAAATCGATTATGCTTCCTGCAAACGCATCGGATCAAGTTACCGGGCTCTCCCAAAAACCTATCAGCAGCCAAAGTGCAGTGGAAGAACAGCCATTTGCAAGGAGGTACTTTGGGATCAACCTATTCAATCCCTGAACGCACGTTGCACTTACATATCTTGAAGTAGGGTAGTGTGACAGCTTCTGTGTGTGAATTCCCCGCTTTAACGCTGATTAGCCAGCTTTAATCCCACGTCAGTTATTCAGCCAATTTATGGAAATAAGAGCATCTGCACGCATTTTACTAATTTCATCTAAACCCATCTCAAATCTCATCTTTCACCTTAATGGCTTTTGAGTCTGCGTGCATACACAAATCTAGTCCTACAGACAGAAAAGACTATTAATTAGCCTGAAATGAGTTTTCTAGCAGTGAACCAATGTGGCCTTTAGAAACagattttctcctgaaaaagCACCGCGAGCCAGTGCCTTAGGCACTGTTCTCACGGGGAACAGACACCTGCAGCGTAGGTGCTCCCGCCTCTCGCTGTCGTTGGCAACTCTGTCTCCTTTACTTACAGTTGCTGATTACTGCAGAGTGATCACTGCGGTTTGTGAGATGATGGCGAGGGTACTTTCAAGCTTTCTGAGCAGGGTCCTGCCATGAATGAGTGGAATGCAACTCACtcaaaagagagaagcagcaatatGTTTTACTGAGGTCAATGAATTTGATGGAATTTAACAAAGCTTAACAGGGGTTTGCCGAGGTTCAGTAAGTTTGATGGCAAGGTTCACCTTATTAattactgcatggaagaaacataCAAAGGAACATCAAGTTAGAATCGAGTTAGAATGATTCACACAGAGGCTGGAGACAAAAAGGGTAAGGAAGACCCTCccattgagtcacgaggttcagagTGGatccccttgctttctaaactgaTGGAGCTTAGGTATGGCTAGgtccaatcttagtctcagGCTTGGACAATGGTTTATGTCTAATGGAAGAAATAGAAAGAGTAAGTCACGTAAGAGTAAGAGTTGAGTCACAAGGCTCAGAGcagacccccttgctttctaaactccttccttagagaggagtctaggtgcagtTAGGTCCAAACgtagtctcagacttggtcagcAGTTTATGTCTAAGGGATTATATATGAAAATGTATGTAGTGTTTCATTGGCATCAGTTCAGCATGCAAAGTTACCAAGACAAAATCAGAGTTACCGTACTACAGGGTTATGCGCTTACCAAAGATCTGCTGTTGGTAAAAGGTCTCTCTGCCTTGAGGAGCAACCTTGAACGGTCTCTCAGCTCAGGGGGAGATCACTGCCATGCAGCCATGCTGCCTGGCAGGGACAGCTCAAAGGCAGCTCGCGTAGACTGTCATATTTATGGGATGAAGTGTTTGGCTCACAGTCAGATTACATGCAATGGAAAAGGTATGCATGCAATTCCTTGTGCCCACAGCTTTCTTTGTTCCTTGATAAACGAGTCTTGGAAAAGCCACCCGCTATTCATGTGCCAAGTTGTGTGATCAGTGTTCCAAGCTCATATGCATCAATGCTCTCTGTGCCACTTGGCTCCTTTGTGGGCTCTCAGAGAACAGACTGGAACCAGAGAAGTTCCTGGCCCAGCCGCGGCTCAGGCCCTTACTACCTCTGGATTCTGTGCCAAACTACTGCTAACGAAGAGGTCGAGTGCGTCTGTCACAGGCCTTGGTATGGTTCCATGCAGTCCTGTGATCTTCTGAGCAGCAGTCATGACAGTGACTTGTGAACTAGTCTGAAACCTCCAATAGAAACTCGGGGAAGAgctgtgcaaaaataaaacagagaagtaTCAGATGCCATGAGAACGGCTCTGGGCTCACAAGGCTCTGTTCAATGTCATGTCTTTGCACTGTTGCAGGTGTTAAATGATACCTGGGTTTCATTTCCATCCTGGTCTGAAGACTCCACTTTTGTCAGCTCCAAGAAGACTCCTTATGAGGAGCAGTTGCACCGCTGTGAAGATGAGCGGTTTGAGGTACCTCTGCTACTGAGCTTCCTTTCTGGTGCCTCGGAAAGCAAAACTTCTGGCTGTGAGGATTTTGACAATGGCCAATTACTGAAAGTTCTGTTAGTGTTCGTTGGTTTGAACTAGAGTTTGGTATTTTCCACTTGCTTGGAGTCTAATAGTTCTTTCTAGGCGTGAGTCCAGTACTAAAAGGCGTGTTACCTTTGGGAGAACTGGCAGAGGTGTATTTTCCAGTAAGAAACTTTGCTGATGCTGCTTAACTCCACCCAGAGGGGCTGGAATGCGTGCCACAAACCTGGCGCTGCTGGTCTCCATTTTCCGCCTATGCCTGTTCTTACGCTGTGTCTTTTGTGAACTCTTTAACAGTTGGATGTTGTCTTGGAGACCAATTTAGCCACAATACGTGTGCTGGAGAGCGTGCAGAAAAAACTGTCACGACTGACTCAAGAGGATCAGGAGAAGTTTCGACTGGACGATTGCTTGGGAGGAACATCAGAAGTGATCCAGCGCCGGGCCATCTATCGCATCTATGGTGATAAAGCACCAGAGATCATTGAAAGTCTTAAGAAAAACCCAGTTACTGCAGTTCCTGTTGTTCTTAAGAGGTAATTCCCACTCTGCTCTGTTCACCTGGGTTCTTTAAGAAACCgatacagaattttaaaagcattcttAAACAACCGTTTTCTGTCGATGTTGTTTCAAAGGGTAACTCATCTTCAGCAGTGgtgctttttcttatttatttattgctccTGGGAATACTGAAACGTTTTTGGTGCATCACAGTTGGCTACATTAAAAATGATTCGTGGGTATTTCTGTGCTTGTCTTCTTGAACTGAAGTGGATTATACATTCATACAGATTGAAAGCAAAAGAGGAGGAATGGCGGGAGGCCCAGCAGGGCTTCAACAAAATTTGGCGGGAGCAGTATGAGAAAGCCTACTTGAAGTCCCTTGACCACCAGGCCGTCAACTTCAAACAAAATGACACCAAAGCTTTGCGCTCCAAGAGCTTGCTGAATGAAATTGAGAGTGTCTATGATGAGGTGCGTATGCTAGGAAATAATCCGTCGTGTATGTCCTTCATTCGTAGTATTATCTAGATGTTTACATAGCACCTGCGGCCTTGCTGAAGCGGTAGCGCTCTGAAGAGTTCTCAGTCAGAAATGACCGTCCCGAGCATAGCGTTAATACTGGCTTATTTCTTCTGGCAGGAATGGCTCTTGAGCATGGATTGGAAGGATCTTTATCTATTTGTCTCTTGATTACAGCATCAGGAGCAGCATTCAGAGGGGAGAAGTTCGTCCACAAACGAGCCTCATCTTATCTTTATCTATGAAGATAAGCAGATTTTGGAGGATGCAGCATCTCTTATCAGCTATTATGTAAAAAGGCAGCCTACTATCCAAAAGGAGGATCAAGCAACCATCCGGCAGATAGTGCATCACTTCATACCTGAGCTGTTCTTCTCTCAGCCCCCTGAGCacagtatttctgaagaatCGACAGATGAGGACAGAGAAAACCATCAGGGGCAGAACCTGGATACACCTGAGCTACGGAAAAAACACGTGCCTGGGCCTCCAAGCAGTCCTGTGGAGGCAAAAGCAACCTTCTGTGATGTTACAGCTGCTGAGCCCCACAACACTCTGGATGATGTTTACAGTCTATTCTTTGTCAATAATAATTGGTATTTCTTCCTCCGCCTTCACCAGACTCTGTGCTCAAGGCTCCTAAAGATTTATCGGCAAGCTCAGAAGCAGCTTCTAGAATATCGGactgaaaaggagagagagaagctcCTTTgtgagggaagaaaggaaaaaaccaatgATCCAGCCATGGAGCTGAGACTGAAGCAACCAAGTAAGAATAATCCGGGATATAGTCCATTGTTAATGCTCTGGTTGCTAGTGCTCGATTGTGTATACTTGCGTAACTGAGACCAGCAGGCAAGGCCGTAAGGAGTGTAGAGGTGCAGACCTCCGCTATATTTGTGATTTATGGATACAGCTAATTTATCAGGATAGCTAGTTTGTCATTTCTCTTCTGAGGGCTCTCGTGTGTAGTTCGTAGAGGGTTCACGCAACCCACTGTTGTCAGGTGTTCTTAAATGTTTCATTGTATTAATCTGTTGCTTTGATTTGAAATGTAAATGGCTACGCACAATGGCTGCCTCTTACATGCGTTAAGTGACCGCACGTTTCCCCTCCTCAGGTGAGGTGGAACTGGAGGAGTACTACCCCGCGTTCCTGGACATGGTGAGGAGTCTGCTGGATGGGAATATTGACCCAACGCAGTACGAGGACACCCTGAGGGAGATGTTCACTATCCATGCCTATATTGGCTTTACTATGGACAAACTGGTGCAGAATATTGTTCGCCAGGTAACTAATTTGATGGCTGTGCTGTGTGTTTGGGGGGGCTGCACATCCCCCTTCTGCAGACAGGTTTCTCACAGTACCCTGTAATACGAGGAATTAAACTTAAAGCAAATTCATAGACAAGTTATATATGTGGGGGAAACAGTAGTGGAAGTTCCGTGAGAGAGTTCAGCTTTAGTACAGGGACCACCTTAGGGGATTTACTCttcattttctaatattttttgaGTTCCAGTCTTTCCAAAATTCTGCCATTCCCGAAATATAtctaaggcaaaaaaaaaaaaaaccaaaaaactccaGGCCTTTTTACTCAAATCTTCTAACTGTAGTTTTGCTACAGTGAAGGCACATCAGCCCCTCACTCGTCTCCGTTCCTTTTATTGCAAAGTACTGAAAAAGAGAGTGAAACATGTCAAGTCTCTGGAGTTAAAGCTTTTCTGCTTCATCTGAGGTGTGATGCTGTGCAGAGTTTTATGGTCCTTTCATAACACGCTAGAGTTAACTCTTGGCCCAGACTTGCTGACTGacttccccctttttttatgGAAGCTTCACCATCTAGTGAGCGATGACATCTGCTTGAAGGTTGTTGAGCTGTACTTGAACGAAAGGAAGcgaggtgctgctggaggtaACTTATCCTCTAGGTGTGTCCGGGCAGCGAAGGAAACCAGCTATCAGTGGAAGGCTGAACGTTGCATGGCGGATGAGAACTGTTTCAAGGTAACTTCATAAAGCGACTGGGGCACTTAATCTGGGAGAAATGGGTTTGGAAGCTCCAAGGCCACAGCGGTGAGGGAGAGCAATAAGGAGAGAAGGTACCAAAACCAGAGCATAGACAGTAAAGTGGCATACTGGCTCCCTGAAGAGCCCTGCTGCTTAATTCTCTCCTGGCTCGTATTTGTTGTCCAAATGACTTGTGAATATTTTGTGGTGAACCCATGTGCCCAATATCTTCTGCCTGTAACTTGATTACAGGTAATGTTTCTTCAGCGGAAGGGACAGGTGATCATGACCATTGAGCTTCTGGATACGGAAGAAACCCAGACAGAAGATCCTGTGGAGGTCCAGGTAATATCACAGTGACCGTGGAGTCTGCTGTACCACAGACAGAGCAGATGTCTCAGAATGCTTTCCGCTTCCTTGTTCCAAACTGTGAGACTTTGCCAGCAGGAGAAGTCCCCCTGGGAGGTGGGAAGGTTACATCTGGGTCATTGACAAAAATGGGTACGTTAGCAAAAGGGTTTCAACATAAATCAGCTCAGGGCTGAGTGAGATACCAGCAGCTTCatggaaagcagcttggaaaTAAACTGCTTCTTTGCAGCCGTGTTTGTCTTGATGAGAGGGAGATCTGACTTGAAATTGGTCTCTCTTGTGTAGCACCTGGCTAACTATATGGAGCAGTACGTTGGGGTGGAAGGAGCTCCAAACAACCAGAATGATGGCTTCTTGTTGAAACCGGTCTTTCTGCAAAGGTGAGCGTGCTCCCTCTCCTGAGTCacacctgcagcagctggtcCTGCTTCCGCGGCACGCGTGGCAGTGATTTTAGGTGACGTGCTGTACAAGCAACTGTAGGGAAATGCTCTCATCTTTGAGGACCAAAGGGGCTGCTGTAGTCCAGTGCGCTGCACaggaatgcagaagaaaaaatttatgGCCGTTGCACTGAGGTTTGTTCATGAAACTGTGTTTAGTAAGGAGTGGGACTGTCTAAGCAGTCCCTTCTGGGAGGAATTTGAGGTTTAATTTTATGCCATTTCACTAAATATTTGTCAGAGTATATGGAGGAAGATCCTGGAGAAAGTCTGAAAACTAAACGTGAAAATACAAATTTCATACTTGTGCTGTCAGCTCTGTTGGCTTAAGGGATGGATAACCATGTGTGACATGTGCTTTGTAATCCTTGTTTTGTCCTAGAAACCTAAAAAAGTTTCGCAAGTGGCAATGTAAGCAAGTGAGAGCTCTGCGGAGCGAAGTGAAGAGCTCCTGGAAGAGGCTGATTGGGGTGGAAAGTGCCTGCAACGTGGACTGCCGGTTCAAGCTCAACACCCACAAAATGATGTTCATCATGAACTCGGAGGATTACATGTACAGGCGGGGAGCTCTCTGCCGAGCCAAGCAGGTGCATCTCCTATTActctctctgcagctcaggCAGTAGCAGAGGTTGAGGATGTGAGCCAAAAGACAGGTACCGATAAGTCTTGTGGCTGAATTCCTGCAAACTACACCCAGAAGTTACTACTCTTTGTTGGATGAAACATGGAGGAGAGCTGGTAAATGCTCTGTACTTTGGTTTAGTTTAGCAGCCTTTACTTTACCATGCAAATTTTAAGGGGGAGTGGCAAACGTTAAGACATAGAGATCTTTAAATGCAGGTATGCGGTTTCCTGTTGCGCTGTTTGTGTTGCATTGCAATGCGCGCGCATCTCAGACGCGCAAAGAGGCGAAGGTGTCGCCTTCTCCCCCAGAAACCTCTTGGTGATCTTTACTGTCCTGCTTTCAGGTACAGCCAATGGTGCTGCTGAAGCATCACCAGCAGTTTGAAGAGTGGCACAACAGGTGGCTGGAAGAGAACGTGACCATGGAGGCAGTTGATGTAGTTCAAGACTGGCTAATGGGAGACGAAGACGAGGAGATGGTGCCCTGTAAAACCACTTGTGAGACGGTGAATGTCCACGGGGTCCCAGTGAACAGATACAGGGTTCAGTACAGTCGCCGTCCAGCTTCACCGTGAGCAGAGACTTGCTCCTGGGACGAAGACAAG of Phalacrocorax aristotelis chromosome W, bGulAri2.1, whole genome shotgun sequence contains these proteins:
- the SIN3B gene encoding paired amphipathic helix protein Sin3b isoform X2 — protein: MAAGGGGGRGGSAPRWGGGGRAAAQEKLPVHVEDALSYLDQVKIRFGSDPATYNGFLEIMKEFKSQSIDTPGVIRRVSQLFHEHPDLIVGFNAFLPLGYRIEIPKNGKLSIQSPLNSQVPSEPVPSALPGSGLLLHYSQENSHNHSDCSEEFRQQLPYKEDKSQIPLESDSVEFNNAISYVNKIKTRFLDHPEIYRSFLEILHTYQKEQLNTKGRPFRGMSEEEVFTEVANLFRGQEDLLSEFGQFLPEAKRSLFTGNGPCEVNTVQKAEHEKNLEHSKKRSRPLLLRPVSGPAKKKMKLRGTKDLSVATVGKYGTLQEFSFFDKVRRVLKSQEVYENFLRCIALFNQELVSGSELLQLVTPFLGKFPELFAQFKSFLGVKELSFASPLSDRSGDGMSREIDYASCKRIGSSYRALPKTYQQPKCSGRTAICKEVLNDTWVSFPSWSEDSTFVSSKKTPYEEQLHRCEDERFELDVVLETNLATIRVLESVQKKLSRLTQEDQEKFRLDDCLGGTSEVIQRRAIYRIYGDKAPEIIESLKKNPVTAVPVVLKRLKAKEEEWREAQQGFNKIWREQYEKAYLKSLDHQAVNFKQNDTKALRSKSLLNEIESVYDEHQEQHSEGRSSSTNEPHLIFIYEDKQILEDAASLISYYVKRQPTIQKEDQATIRQIVHHFIPELFFSQPPEHSISEESTDEDRENHQGQNLDTPELRKKHVPGPPSSPVEAKATFCDVTAAEPHNTLDDVYSLFFVNNNWYFFLRLHQTLCSRLLKIYRQAQKQLLEYRTEKEREKLLCEGRKEKTNDPAMELRLKQPSEVELEEYYPAFLDMVRSLLDGNIDPTQYEDTLREMFTIHAYIGFTMDKLVQNIVRQLHHLVSDDICLKVVELYLNERKRGAAGGNLSSRCVRAAKETSYQWKAERCMADENCFKVMFLQRKGQVIMTIELLDTEETQTEDPVEVQHLANYMEQYVGVEGAPNNQNDGFLLKPVFLQRNLKKFRKWQCKQVRALRSEVKSSWKRLIGVESACNVDCRFKLNTHKMMFIMNSEDYMYRRGALCRAKQVQPMVLLKHHQQFEEWHNRWLEENVTMEAVDVVQDWLMGDEDEEMVPCKTTCETVNVHGVPVNRYRVQYSRRPASP
- the SIN3B gene encoding paired amphipathic helix protein Sin3b isoform X1 — protein: MLLSPQYRHRPPAPRGPPPPCRVPHRGLPPSGPPHPVEDALSYLDQVKIRFGSDPATYNGFLEIMKEFKSQSIDTPGVIRRVSQLFHEHPDLIVGFNAFLPLGYRIEIPKNGKLSIQSPLNSQVPSEPVPSALPGSGLLLHYSQENSHNHSDCSEEFRQQLPYKEDKSQIPLESDSVEFNNAISYVNKIKTRFLDHPEIYRSFLEILHTYQKEQLNTKGRPFRGMSEEEVFTEVANLFRGQEDLLSEFGQFLPEAKRSLFTGNGPCEVNTVQKAEHEKNLEHSKKRSRPLLLRPVSGPAKKKMKLRGTKDLSVATVGKYGTLQEFSFFDKVRRVLKSQEVYENFLRCIALFNQELVSGSELLQLVTPFLGKFPELFAQFKSFLGVKELSFASPLSDRSGDGMSREIDYASCKRIGSSYRALPKTYQQPKCSGRTAICKEVLNDTWVSFPSWSEDSTFVSSKKTPYEEQLHRCEDERFELDVVLETNLATIRVLESVQKKLSRLTQEDQEKFRLDDCLGGTSEVIQRRAIYRIYGDKAPEIIESLKKNPVTAVPVVLKRLKAKEEEWREAQQGFNKIWREQYEKAYLKSLDHQAVNFKQNDTKALRSKSLLNEIESVYDEHQEQHSEGRSSSTNEPHLIFIYEDKQILEDAASLISYYVKRQPTIQKEDQATIRQIVHHFIPELFFSQPPEHSISEESTDEDRENHQGQNLDTPELRKKHVPGPPSSPVEAKATFCDVTAAEPHNTLDDVYSLFFVNNNWYFFLRLHQTLCSRLLKIYRQAQKQLLEYRTEKEREKLLCEGRKEKTNDPAMELRLKQPSEVELEEYYPAFLDMVRSLLDGNIDPTQYEDTLREMFTIHAYIGFTMDKLVQNIVRQLHHLVSDDICLKVVELYLNERKRGAAGGNLSSRCVRAAKETSYQWKAERCMADENCFKVMFLQRKGQVIMTIELLDTEETQTEDPVEVQHLANYMEQYVGVEGAPNNQNDGFLLKPVFLQRNLKKFRKWQCKQVRALRSEVKSSWKRLIGVESACNVDCRFKLNTHKMMFIMNSEDYMYRRGALCRAKQVQPMVLLKHHQQFEEWHNRWLEENVTMEAVDVVQDWLMGDEDEEMVPCKTTCETVNVHGVPVNRYRVQYSRRPASP
- the SIN3B gene encoding paired amphipathic helix protein Sin3b isoform X3, giving the protein MMARVLNDTWVSFPSWSEDSTFVSSKKTPYEEQLHRCEDERFELDVVLETNLATIRVLESVQKKLSRLTQEDQEKFRLDDCLGGTSEVIQRRAIYRIYGDKAPEIIESLKKNPVTAVPVVLKRLKAKEEEWREAQQGFNKIWREQYEKAYLKSLDHQAVNFKQNDTKALRSKSLLNEIESVYDEHQEQHSEGRSSSTNEPHLIFIYEDKQILEDAASLISYYVKRQPTIQKEDQATIRQIVHHFIPELFFSQPPEHSISEESTDEDRENHQGQNLDTPELRKKHVPGPPSSPVEAKATFCDVTAAEPHNTLDDVYSLFFVNNNWYFFLRLHQTLCSRLLKIYRQAQKQLLEYRTEKEREKLLCEGRKEKTNDPAMELRLKQPSEVELEEYYPAFLDMVRSLLDGNIDPTQYEDTLREMFTIHAYIGFTMDKLVQNIVRQLHHLVSDDICLKVVELYLNERKRGAAGGNLSSRCVRAAKETSYQWKAERCMADENCFKVMFLQRKGQVIMTIELLDTEETQTEDPVEVQHLANYMEQYVGVEGAPNNQNDGFLLKPVFLQRNLKKFRKWQCKQVRALRSEVKSSWKRLIGVESACNVDCRFKLNTHKMMFIMNSEDYMYRRGALCRAKQVQPMVLLKHHQQFEEWHNRWLEENVTMEAVDVVQDWLMGDEDEEMVPCKTTCETVNVHGVPVNRYRVQYSRRPASP